In the Bordetella genomosp. 10 genome, one interval contains:
- a CDS encoding RNA polymerase sigma factor, which produces MTGSRPPRKGWLAHYGELVSAWRRKGPGEDDGEDALQDSALGLLENGVAAIQGNPRAYLARSTRNGLIDRHRRRAKLAVLPIDEVDETDLPRTESPESTLYAQELAGALMAALEELPLKCQQVYVHHRLEGRTQAEIADHMGLSRSMVEKYMQRAVRHIAERLQAYAPH; this is translated from the coding sequence ATGACCGGCTCCCGTCCGCCCAGGAAAGGCTGGCTCGCCCACTACGGCGAGCTGGTCAGCGCATGGCGCCGCAAGGGACCGGGCGAGGACGACGGCGAGGACGCCTTGCAGGACTCCGCGCTGGGGCTGCTGGAGAACGGCGTCGCCGCCATCCAGGGCAATCCGCGCGCCTATCTCGCCCGCAGCACGCGCAACGGCCTGATCGACCGGCACCGCCGCCGCGCGAAGCTGGCGGTCCTGCCCATCGACGAAGTGGATGAAACCGACCTGCCGCGCACCGAGAGTCCGGAATCCACGCTGTACGCGCAGGAACTGGCCGGCGCGCTCATGGCCGCGCTGGAGGAACTGCCGCTGAAGTGCCAGCAGGTCTACGTCCACCATCGGCTGGAAGGCAGGACGCAGGCGGAAATCGCCGATCATATGGGGCTGTCGCGCAGCATGGTGGAAAAATACATGCAGCGCGCCGTGCGCCACATCGCCGAGCGCCTGCAAGCCTATGCGCCGCACTGA
- a CDS encoding polyhydroxyalkanoate depolymerase produces MLYELHELQRAFLTPFAAFTGAGSQLFSNPYSPWAYTPVSRQMAAGYELMHRIGKEYQKPAWGLPTTEIDGEQVAIVEKVAVDKPFCRLIHFQREGRVMAKRKDPKVLLVAPMSGHHATLLRDTVRALLPNHDVYVTDWTDARMVPVSEGPFHLDDYVYYVQDFLRFLGADTHVISVCQPTVPVLAAISLMASDNDPCQPRTMVMMGGPIDPRRSPTQVNNLAMTKPYSWFETQVIHRVPPRYPGFGRLVYPGFLQHAGFVAMNPDRHMKSHYDFYLDLLRGDDDDAEAHRRFYDEYNAVLDMSAEFYLDTIRIVFQEFQLPRGKWKVGGKLVKPADIKKTALLTIEGELDDISGQGQTRAAQDLCSGIPEADKAHYTAQGAGHYGIFSGRRWRQTICPKIGEFIRQHA; encoded by the coding sequence ATGCTGTACGAATTGCATGAGTTGCAGCGCGCCTTCCTGACGCCTTTCGCCGCTTTTACCGGAGCGGGCTCCCAACTGTTTTCCAATCCCTATAGCCCCTGGGCCTATACGCCGGTTTCGCGCCAGATGGCCGCGGGCTATGAACTGATGCACCGCATCGGCAAGGAATATCAGAAGCCCGCCTGGGGTTTGCCCACCACGGAAATCGACGGCGAGCAGGTCGCGATCGTCGAGAAGGTCGCGGTCGACAAGCCCTTCTGCCGCCTGATCCACTTCCAGCGCGAAGGCCGCGTCATGGCCAAGCGCAAGGACCCGAAGGTATTGCTGGTGGCGCCCATGTCGGGCCACCATGCCACGCTGCTGCGCGACACGGTGCGCGCGCTGCTGCCGAACCACGACGTCTACGTGACGGACTGGACCGACGCCCGCATGGTGCCGGTGTCGGAAGGCCCCTTCCACCTGGACGACTACGTTTACTACGTGCAGGATTTCCTGCGCTTCCTGGGCGCCGACACGCACGTGATCTCGGTCTGCCAGCCCACCGTCCCGGTGCTGGCGGCGATCTCGCTGATGGCCAGCGACAACGATCCCTGTCAGCCCCGCACCATGGTCATGATGGGCGGCCCGATCGATCCGCGCCGCAGCCCGACCCAGGTCAACAACCTGGCGATGACCAAGCCGTACTCCTGGTTCGAAACCCAGGTGATCCACCGCGTGCCGCCGCGCTACCCCGGCTTCGGCCGGCTGGTCTATCCCGGCTTCCTGCAGCACGCCGGCTTCGTCGCCATGAATCCGGACCGCCACATGAAGTCGCATTACGACTTCTACCTGGACCTGCTGCGCGGGGACGACGACGACGCCGAAGCGCATCGCCGCTTCTACGACGAATACAACGCCGTGCTGGACATGTCCGCCGAGTTCTACCTGGACACCATCCGCATCGTGTTCCAGGAATTCCAGCTTCCGCGCGGCAAGTGGAAGGTGGGCGGCAAGCTGGTCAAGCCCGCCGACATCAAGAAGACGGCGCTGCTGACCATCGAAGGCGAACTGGACGATATCTCGGGCCAGGGCCAGACGCGCGCGGCGCAGGACCTGTGCAGCGGCATTCCCGAGGCCGACAAGGCGCACTACACCGCGCAGGGCGCCGGCCACTACGGGATTTTCTCCGGCCGCCGCTGGCGCCAGACGATTTGTCCTAAAATCGGCGAATTCATCCGGCAACACGCCTGA
- a CDS encoding TonB-dependent siderophore receptor, producing MNITANKHRHPQRALSRAGRRGRTLALSAALALGTLAAAGQASAQERAVHISIPAQPLGKALLQLGEQTSLQIFFPQDMVDGLNAPAVSGDLAPEQALRALLRDTSLTYRRQGNNVTLARGDAGAAVAQMPTVAVSAQGVDPVVQRVNPPTSVGSKTPLTQREIPQSVSVIGAEQIQKQQMRTLDEAMRYVPGVNVELANPLMTSYASRGFPIDTFQLDGVPTAIPAGASATIADNLAMYEQVEVLRGPAGLYNGFGGDGGVINLVRKRAPAAFQGSAEVTGGSRDTARAQVDLGGPLNDAGTLRGRIVGATAYQHLMQDGTWQRDRQFYGTLEADLTPTTQARIGLSHTETTGKPAYGIPYYSDGKLIDVRRSLYLGADWNHLRNDRTNAFAEVEQQLGGDWKAKIAYNYLQLHSHFLYGIPGGPVDRETDVGNPYSYNYENRDEQHAIDMYATGPFKLFGRTHQLTVGANYLHENSHNTQRFVNTATTGLDDWGDYYENIFTSNPLYSNDFDGGARNDNRTMVEQFGVYGNARFKLADPLTLVAGGRFTWWRSKLTPNGDPYYNYFGASASDTRVNGKFSPIVGLIYDIDDTYSAYASYTSIFKPQSGFYTVNGQIIKPVQGKQYEVGLKGTYLDGKANASVALFQIDESNRAFSDPNNPGFYLAQGKARSQGVELQVSGQVTPSWTVYAGYTYQDVRALDKSTNVGAPFIANPKHLFKVATDYRLPGDLRAWSVGAAAYVTSSTGFDGSPSTTAPGYATVDAHVSYQFLKTWTATLSATNLFDRKYYSVVEGAAGNYYGNPRTVLLSLRTTF from the coding sequence GTGAACATCACCGCCAACAAGCATCGCCATCCGCAACGCGCGCTCTCCCGAGCCGGCCGGCGCGGAAGAACCCTGGCCCTCTCCGCCGCGCTGGCGCTGGGCACGCTGGCCGCGGCGGGCCAGGCAAGCGCGCAGGAGCGTGCCGTGCACATCAGCATCCCCGCGCAGCCGCTGGGCAAGGCGCTGCTGCAGTTGGGGGAACAGACATCGCTGCAGATCTTCTTCCCGCAGGACATGGTCGACGGCCTGAACGCGCCCGCGGTGTCGGGCGACCTGGCGCCTGAACAGGCCTTGCGCGCCCTGCTGCGCGACACCTCCCTTACCTATCGCCGCCAGGGCAACAACGTCACCCTGGCGCGCGGCGACGCGGGCGCGGCGGTCGCCCAGATGCCGACGGTCGCCGTCTCCGCCCAGGGCGTGGACCCCGTGGTCCAGCGCGTCAACCCGCCGACCAGCGTCGGATCGAAGACGCCGCTGACGCAGCGCGAAATCCCGCAATCCGTCAGCGTCATCGGCGCCGAACAGATCCAGAAACAGCAGATGCGGACGCTGGACGAAGCGATGCGCTACGTGCCGGGCGTCAACGTCGAGCTGGCCAACCCCTTGATGACCTCGTACGCGTCGCGCGGTTTTCCCATCGACACCTTCCAGCTCGACGGCGTGCCCACGGCGATCCCGGCGGGGGCCAGCGCCACGATCGCCGACAACCTCGCCATGTACGAACAGGTGGAGGTCCTGCGCGGCCCGGCCGGGCTGTACAACGGCTTCGGCGGCGACGGCGGCGTGATCAACCTGGTGCGCAAGCGCGCCCCCGCCGCCTTCCAGGGCTCGGCGGAGGTGACGGGCGGCAGCCGCGATACGGCGCGCGCCCAGGTCGACCTGGGCGGTCCCCTGAACGACGCCGGCACGCTGCGCGGACGCATCGTCGGCGCGACCGCGTACCAGCACCTGATGCAGGACGGCACCTGGCAGCGCGACCGGCAGTTCTACGGCACGCTGGAGGCCGACCTGACGCCGACCACGCAGGCGCGCATCGGCCTGAGCCATACGGAAACGACCGGCAAGCCGGCGTACGGCATTCCCTATTACTCGGACGGCAAGCTGATCGACGTGCGGCGCTCGCTCTACCTGGGCGCGGACTGGAACCACCTGCGCAACGACAGGACGAACGCCTTCGCGGAGGTCGAGCAGCAACTGGGCGGCGACTGGAAAGCGAAGATCGCCTACAACTACCTGCAACTGCATTCGCACTTCCTGTACGGCATTCCCGGCGGCCCGGTCGACCGCGAAACGGACGTCGGCAATCCCTACAGCTACAACTACGAAAACCGCGACGAGCAACATGCCATCGACATGTACGCCACCGGCCCGTTCAAGCTGTTCGGCCGCACGCACCAACTGACGGTGGGCGCGAACTACCTGCATGAGAATTCGCACAACACGCAGCGCTTCGTCAACACCGCCACCACCGGCCTGGACGACTGGGGCGATTACTACGAGAACATCTTCACCAGCAATCCGCTGTATTCGAACGATTTCGACGGCGGCGCGCGCAACGACAACCGGACCATGGTCGAACAGTTCGGCGTCTACGGCAATGCCCGCTTCAAGCTGGCCGATCCCCTGACGCTGGTGGCGGGCGGCCGCTTCACCTGGTGGCGGTCGAAGCTGACGCCGAACGGCGATCCCTATTACAACTACTTCGGCGCGTCGGCGTCCGACACCCGCGTCAACGGCAAGTTCTCGCCCATCGTCGGCCTGATCTACGACATCGACGACACCTACTCGGCATACGCCAGCTACACCTCCATCTTCAAGCCGCAAAGCGGGTTCTACACGGTGAACGGCCAGATCATCAAGCCGGTGCAGGGCAAACAATACGAGGTCGGCCTGAAGGGCACCTACCTGGACGGCAAGGCGAACGCGTCGGTGGCCCTGTTCCAGATCGACGAATCGAACCGGGCCTTCTCCGACCCGAACAATCCCGGCTTCTACCTGGCGCAGGGCAAGGCGCGCAGCCAGGGGGTCGAGCTGCAGGTGAGCGGGCAAGTGACGCCTAGCTGGACGGTCTATGCCGGCTACACCTACCAGGACGTGCGCGCGCTGGACAAGAGCACCAACGTGGGCGCGCCCTTCATCGCCAATCCCAAGCACCTGTTCAAGGTGGCCACCGACTACCGGCTGCCGGGCGACCTGCGCGCGTGGAGCGTGGGCGCCGCGGCCTACGTCACGTCCAGCACCGGCTTCGACGGCTCGCCCTCGACCACGGCGCCCGGGTACGCGACCGTCGACGCGCACGTGTCCTATCAGTTCCTGAAGACCTGGACGGCGACCCTGAGCGCGACCAACCTGTTCGACCGCAAATACTATTCCGTGGTGGAAGGCGCGGCCGGCAACTATTACGGCAATCCGCGCACGGTGCTGTTGTCCTTGCGCACGACGTTCTGA
- a CDS encoding FecR family protein, producing MTDIPPSSDDPRDQAAFWFARLNSGDATEADRRAFEAWRQADPEHDRHYRNLHFFWDAARHVPEARMRAILARAEDEAGGSKTSSHASPAMPPRRPAFSRRQFGLGLAGACSLGLAVAVLRKPWWAAPDHVEELATARGERRTVTLPDGSVVYMNTDSVATVRLYEGRRVVELAAGEALFEVSHDRERPFIVDAGNTEVLVTGTRFNVRRDAGDVRVSVASGSVEVSAGPWWNRATRRLTAGQGVESDAKNPPGEVAAVDVSQVTAWQRGKIVFDNAPLAQVVAEMNRYLPVPASFAAPALAQYRVAGVFSIDDPLAMMNALPAIAPVRVLRTSEGGLQVVAR from the coding sequence ATGACAGACATCCCGCCCTCCTCCGACGATCCGCGCGACCAGGCCGCCTTCTGGTTCGCGCGCCTGAACTCCGGCGACGCGACGGAGGCGGACCGGCGCGCCTTCGAAGCGTGGCGCCAGGCCGACCCGGAACATGACCGGCACTATCGCAACCTGCATTTTTTCTGGGATGCGGCGCGGCACGTGCCCGAGGCGCGCATGCGCGCCATCCTGGCCCGCGCCGAGGACGAGGCCGGCGGTTCGAAGACGTCGAGCCACGCCTCTCCGGCAATGCCGCCGCGGCGCCCCGCGTTCAGCCGGCGCCAGTTCGGTCTGGGGCTGGCCGGCGCCTGTTCGCTTGGGTTGGCGGTCGCGGTCCTGCGCAAGCCGTGGTGGGCGGCGCCGGACCACGTGGAGGAGCTGGCCACCGCCCGCGGCGAACGCCGCACCGTGACGCTGCCCGACGGATCCGTGGTCTACATGAACACGGACAGCGTGGCCACCGTGCGCCTCTACGAAGGCCGCCGCGTGGTCGAGCTCGCCGCCGGCGAAGCCCTGTTCGAAGTCAGCCATGACCGCGAGCGGCCTTTCATCGTCGACGCCGGCAACACGGAGGTGCTGGTGACGGGCACCCGTTTCAACGTGCGCCGCGATGCCGGCGACGTGCGGGTCAGCGTCGCCTCCGGCTCCGTCGAGGTGTCGGCCGGCCCCTGGTGGAACCGCGCGACGCGCCGGTTGACGGCGGGCCAGGGCGTGGAGAGCGATGCAAAAAACCCGCCGGGCGAGGTCGCCGCCGTCGACGTCTCCCAAGTGACGGCGTGGCAGCGCGGCAAGATCGTTTTCGACAATGCCCCGCTGGCGCAGGTGGTCGCCGAGATGAACCGCTATCTGCCCGTGCCCGCGTCCTTCGCGGCGCCCGCCCTGGCGCAATACCGCGTCGCCGGGGTGTTCAGCATCGACGACCCGCTGGCCATGATGAACGCCCTGCCGGCCATCGCCCCCGTCCGCGTGCTGCGGACGTCCGAAGGCGGGCTGCAAGTCGTGGCCCGTTGA
- a CDS encoding ABC transporter ATP-binding protein encodes MNAPALEISDLHAWYGESHILHGVNMKVNQGEVVTLLGRNGAGRTTTLRAVLGLTGSRKGSVRINGTESAGMPTFRIAHLGVGYCPEERGIFASLSCEENLLLPPPVGGALGGGMSLAEIYEMFPNLHERRHSPGTRLSGGEQQMLAVARILRTGANLLLLDEISEGLAPVIVQALGRMITALKQRGYTIVMVEQNFRFAAPLADRFYVMEHGQIIEHFDAAQLTEKQETLNELLGV; translated from the coding sequence ATGAACGCGCCCGCGCTGGAAATCAGCGACCTGCACGCCTGGTACGGGGAATCGCACATCCTGCACGGCGTGAACATGAAGGTGAACCAGGGTGAAGTGGTGACGCTGCTGGGCCGCAACGGCGCCGGCCGCACCACCACCCTGCGCGCCGTGCTCGGCCTGACCGGCAGCCGCAAGGGCTCGGTGCGCATCAACGGCACCGAGTCGGCCGGCATGCCCACCTTCCGCATCGCCCACCTGGGGGTGGGCTACTGCCCCGAGGAACGCGGCATCTTCGCCAGCCTGAGCTGCGAGGAGAATCTGCTGCTGCCGCCCCCGGTGGGCGGCGCGCTGGGCGGCGGCATGTCGCTGGCGGAAATCTATGAAATGTTCCCCAACCTGCACGAGCGCCGCCACTCGCCGGGCACCCGCCTGTCCGGCGGCGAACAGCAGATGCTGGCGGTCGCGCGCATCCTGCGCACCGGCGCCAACCTGCTGCTGCTGGACGAGATTTCGGAAGGCCTGGCCCCCGTCATCGTGCAGGCGCTGGGGCGCATGATCACCGCATTGAAGCAACGCGGCTATACCATCGTCATGGTGGAGCAGAATTTCCGCTTCGCCGCGCCGCTGGCCGACCGCTTCTACGTCATGGAGCACGGCCAGATCATCGAACACTTCGATGCGGCGCAACTCACTGAAAAACAGGAAACGCTCAACGAACTGCTGGGCGTCTAA
- the rsxB gene encoding electron transport complex subunit RsxB, protein MSDLSLADRIDALLPQTQCTKCGYDGCRPYAQAIADGEAPINRCPPGGDAGIQALAGLLRTPPLPLDGTRGEHGPLLLAVIDEEHCIGCTLCIRACPVDAIVGANKRMHTVLDDWCTGCDLCVAPCPVDCIAMVPARREWTQADAEAARARHDDRQARLAAPPRHAAAAAAGIDASYDDTLGSGPIDAGRSDAGTATTGANTDVDTDADAHKRAAIASALERARARRARG, encoded by the coding sequence ATGTCCGACTTGTCCCTGGCCGATCGCATCGACGCCCTGCTGCCTCAGACGCAATGCACGAAGTGCGGCTACGACGGCTGCCGGCCCTATGCGCAGGCCATCGCCGACGGCGAGGCGCCGATCAACCGATGTCCGCCGGGCGGCGACGCCGGCATCCAGGCCCTGGCCGGATTGCTGCGCACGCCGCCCCTGCCCCTGGACGGGACGCGCGGCGAACACGGTCCCCTGCTGCTGGCCGTCATCGACGAAGAACACTGCATCGGCTGCACGCTGTGCATCCGCGCCTGCCCGGTCGACGCCATCGTCGGCGCCAACAAGCGCATGCATACGGTGCTGGACGATTGGTGCACCGGTTGCGACCTGTGCGTGGCGCCCTGCCCGGTCGATTGCATCGCCATGGTGCCGGCGCGGCGGGAATGGACGCAGGCGGACGCTGAAGCGGCGCGCGCGCGCCATGACGATCGCCAGGCGCGCCTGGCGGCGCCGCCCCGGCATGCCGCAGCCGCGGCCGCCGGAATCGATGCGTCCTATGACGACACGCTCGGTAGCGGCCCGATCGATGCTGGCAGGTCCGATGCCGGCACGGCTACTACCGGCGCGAATACCGATGTCGATACCGATGCCGATGCCCACAAGCGCGCCGCCATCGCCAGCGCGCTGGAACGCGCGCGCGCCCGGCGCGCGCGCGGATAA
- a CDS encoding ABC transporter ATP-binding protein — protein MDDTILETQALTKEFRGFVAVKGVDLRVRRGHIHALIGPNGAGKTTCFNLLTKFLAPSAGKILFNGQDITGERPAQIARRGIIRSFQISAVFPHLSVLENVRIGLQRKTGLSYHFWRSEKTLHALDAPARELLEQVDLGAFADETTVNLPYGRKRALEIATTLAMEPELMLLDEPTQGMGHEDVDRVTRLIKRVSVGRTILMVEHNMNVVSSIADRITVLARGAVLAEGNYAEVASNPAVMEAYMGSTEGQLQGAHA, from the coding sequence ATGGACGACACCATCCTGGAGACACAGGCCCTTACCAAGGAGTTTCGTGGCTTCGTTGCGGTGAAAGGCGTTGATTTGCGGGTGCGGCGCGGGCATATCCATGCCCTGATCGGCCCCAACGGCGCGGGCAAGACCACCTGCTTCAACCTGCTGACGAAGTTCCTGGCGCCCAGCGCCGGCAAGATACTCTTCAACGGCCAGGACATCACCGGCGAACGCCCGGCGCAGATCGCGCGGCGCGGCATCATCCGCTCCTTCCAGATCTCGGCGGTGTTCCCGCACCTGAGCGTGCTGGAAAACGTGCGCATCGGCCTGCAGCGCAAGACCGGCCTGTCCTATCACTTCTGGCGCAGCGAGAAGACGCTGCATGCGCTGGACGCGCCGGCGCGCGAACTGCTGGAACAGGTCGACCTGGGCGCCTTCGCCGACGAGACCACCGTCAACCTGCCCTACGGCCGCAAGCGCGCGCTGGAAATCGCCACCACGCTGGCGATGGAGCCGGAGCTGATGCTGCTGGACGAACCGACGCAGGGCATGGGCCACGAGGACGTGGACCGCGTCACGCGCCTGATCAAGCGCGTCAGCGTGGGCCGCACCATCCTCATGGTGGAACACAATATGAACGTGGTGTCCTCCATCGCCGACCGCATCACGGTGCTGGCGCGGGGGGCCGTCCTGGCCGAAGGCAACTATGCCGAGGTGGCGAGCAATCCGGCCGTCATGGAAGCCTATATGGGCAGCACCGAAGGACAACTGCAAGGAGCGCACGCATGA
- the nth gene encoding endonuclease III: MNPAKRREIFARLQAANPTPETELEYTTPFQLLIAVLLSDQATDKSVNIATRKFFPHYGTPQGLVELGEEGLTEYIKTIGLYRNKAKNAVATARIILEQYGGEVPQTREALEALPGVGRKTANVVLNTAFRQVAMAVDTHIFRVANRTGLAPGKDVLAVELKLMKVVPKEYLLDAHHWLILHGRYVCVARKPKCPQCGIADLCEYKHKTPA, from the coding sequence ATGAACCCCGCCAAACGCCGCGAAATCTTCGCCCGCCTGCAAGCCGCCAATCCCACGCCCGAAACGGAACTGGAATACACGACGCCGTTCCAACTGCTGATCGCCGTGCTGTTGTCGGACCAGGCCACCGACAAATCGGTGAACATCGCCACGCGCAAGTTCTTTCCGCACTACGGCACGCCGCAAGGCCTGGTGGAGCTGGGCGAGGAAGGCCTGACCGAGTACATCAAGACCATCGGCCTCTATCGCAACAAGGCCAAGAACGCCGTCGCCACGGCGCGCATCATCCTCGAACAATACGGCGGCGAAGTCCCCCAGACGCGCGAAGCGCTGGAAGCCCTGCCCGGCGTCGGCCGCAAGACCGCCAACGTGGTGCTGAACACCGCGTTCAGGCAGGTCGCCATGGCCGTCGACACGCATATCTTCCGCGTGGCCAATCGCACGGGACTGGCGCCCGGCAAGGACGTGCTGGCCGTCGAGCTCAAGCTGATGAAAGTCGTGCCCAAGGAGTACCTGCTGGACGCGCACCATTGGCTGATCCTGCACGGGCGCTACGTCTGCGTGGCGCGCAAGCCCAAGTGCCCGCAATGCGGCATCGCGGACCTGTGCGAATACAAGCACAAGACGCCGGCCTGA